The Apium graveolens cultivar Ventura chromosome 11, ASM990537v1, whole genome shotgun sequence genome has a window encoding:
- the LOC141697996 gene encoding uncharacterized protein LOC141697996, which yields MGRAPCCEKVGLNRGRWTAEEDDILTKYIQANGEGKWSCLPKNAGLLRCGKSCRLRWVNYLKSDLKRGKFSTHEDETIIKLHSSLGNRWCLIASHLPGRTDNEIKNYWNSHLSRKLYNYRKIIQELKQQEVVVEQPLKSRSTNIAPKTRVIRTCKSATKKKKSKFPTKLGNPAPKKLEVTSSSQEVDNGAGTGILPAMDDISLDSDDFSNIVFDGLVVCPAEAPNFQMSNQPGDKNGEIMLTSDDVENWLMGDNVTVQSKNELNICNGGAPSLYLNDEFDALGEDWDNLNLNDKVEQFEEETLLSWLSEINYDKANDGDCISTNLQRESDTDKQNATLENNVNPNLCINYELDTLEWDCGSLDLQGEKSWNSEEHKSSSWRWDSISDDFDWISATLQSEADGEHKPSCNI from the exons ATGGGGAGAGCACCTTGCTGTGAGAAAGTAGGTCTCAACAGAGGGCGATGGACAGCCGAAGAAGACGACATTTTGACAAAGTATATTCAGGCCAATGGTGAAGGCAAATGGAGTTGTTTACCCAAGAATGCTG GATTACTGAGGTGCGGAAAGAGTTGCAGACTGAGATGGGTTAATTACTTGAAATCAGACCTCAAGAGAGGCAAATTCTCTACTCATGAAGATGAAACTATCATCAAGCTGCATTCTTCCCTGGGAAATAG GTGGTGCTTAATTGCCAGTCATCTACCGGGTAGAACAGACAACGAGATAAAGAATTACTGGAACTCGCATTTGAGTAGAAAATTGTATAATTATCGAAAAATCATCCAAGAACTGAAACAACAAGAGGTTGTCGTGGAACAACCACTCAAGTCGAGGAGCACTAATATTGCTCCCAAGACTCGAGTCATCCGGACATGTAAATCCGCAACGAAGAAGAAGAAATCCAAGTTTCCCACTAAACTTGGTAATCCAGCTCCAAAGAAATTGGAAGTAACTAGTTCTAGTCAAGAAGTAGACAACGGTGCAGGCACGGGGATTTTGCCAGCTATGGATGATATTTCATTGGACTCTGATGACTTCAGTAACATCGTATTTGATGGTTTAGTGGTGTGTCCCGCTGAGGCCCCTAATTTCCAAATGTCAAACCAACCAGGAGACAAGAATGGTGAGATAATGTTAACCAGTGATGACGTGGAAAATTGGCTCATGGGAGACAATGTTACAGTGCAGTCAAAAAATGAGCTAAATATTTGTAATGGCGGTGCACCAAGTTTATATCTGAATGATGAGTTTGATGCTCTGGGAGAAGATTGGGATAATTTAAATTTGAATGATAAAGTAGAGCAATTTGAAGAAGAGACGTTGTTATCATGGCTGTCGGAGATTAATTATGATAAAGCTAACGATGGTGATTGTATTAGCACTAATTTACAGAGGGAGTCAGACACTGACAAACAAAACGCAACGCTTGAAAATAATGTGAATCCAAATTTATGCATAAATTATGAGTTAGATACTCTGGAATGGGATTGTGGTAGCTTAGATTTGCAAGGAGAGAAATCATGGAATAGTGAAGAACACAAGTCGTCATCATGGCGGTGGGACAGTATTTCCGATGATTTTGATTGGATTAGCGCAACGCTACAGAGTGAGGCAGACGGTGAACATAAACCAAGTTGCAATATTTAA